From one Octopus bimaculoides isolate UCB-OBI-ISO-001 chromosome 1, ASM119413v2, whole genome shotgun sequence genomic stretch:
- the LOC106876346 gene encoding uncharacterized protein LOC106876346 — protein sequence MDDSMFSRIVQGIRQTERAEKKLQFLRLSAGNFTLEQVDAILAEFHSPPVKLEAFRIMGTRMCETTCQKAMKLLMAFNPYDRLAVLDVIKRYLTDSQTKLGAEYISSMFPFEKQKKNVLSLLQTVQSDQKNIFPAGGHKINLNMGTTYSMAIPNDIHKYGSIEKQLQDTSSQMLKRQGKMFYPPGYVNHKLGVSNADEFDYEGTNSYLGMEKHLRSRVITLRDKDSCMPLGCIKTGKYPDSLPYLY from the exons ACTGAACGTGCCGAGAAAAAATTGCAATTCTTGAGACTAAGTGCAGGTAATTTTACTCTTGAACAG GTCGATGCCATTTTAGCTGAATTTCATTCTCCACCTGTTAAACTAGAAGCATTTCGAATAATGGGAACA CGCATGTGTGAAACGACGTGTCAGAAAGCAATGAAGTTGCTGATGGCATTTAATCCATATGACCGTTTGGCCGTTCTTGATGTCATTAAGAG ATATCTAACTGATTCTCAAACTAAACTTGGCGCAGAATATATTTCAAGTATGTTTCCTTTTGAGAAGCAAAAGAAGAATGTTTTATCACTTTTACAAACG GTCCAATCtgatcaaaaaaatatatttcctgctGGTGGTCACAAGATAAACTTGAACATGGGAACGACATATTCCATGGCTATTCCTAACGATATTCATAAATATGGGTCAATAGAAAAGCAACTTCAAGACACTTCA agTCAAATGTTAAAACGTCAGGGGAAAATGTTTTATCCTCCAGGTTATGTAAACCACAAATTAGGTGTCTCTAATGCTGATGAATTTGATTATGAAGGGACTAACAGCTACCTCGGTATGGAAAAGCATTTGCGTTCACGAGTAATCACACTCAGAGATAAAGACAGCTGCATGCCACTTGGATGTATTAAAACCGGAAAATACCCAGACTCTTTACCATATCTTTACTGA